A window of Mucilaginibacter robiniae genomic DNA:
GTTTCCATTGGTAACCAAATGAACCATTGAAAGAGTTCAGGTTATATAAACCACTACGGTTAACCACAGAATAGCCTAGCGAAAAGTTTGTACGTGGTATATAAGCATTATCAGCCTTGAAGTTAAACGGACTAATAAAGCGAGGCCATGATAAAGTAGTTTGAATACCTACTTGCGAAAGAGCATGACCGCCGTAACTGCTGGCAATCTGGCCATCGGTACTTCCGAACAAAGTAACAGTCAGGTTTTCGGCGCCTTTAAAAGCGTTACGGTTACGCCAGTTTAAATTTAACTGTGTACCATTGTAGTTGGCCGAAGTTGAACGGAACAGGGCATCAAACGAAAGTGATTTTTTAGGATACTGTGTCAGGAAGTAAAAGGCATCCATTTTAGATGAATCCTGACCAACTTCCTGAAAACGATTTCTTACAAACTTAAATGGCCCAAGCTCAACAAAACGGCTTAATGAATTAGTGTGGTCTGTACGGTTGTAAACTTCGCCTGGATGCAGTAAAACAGTGTTCTTAAATACGAACGGTTTAACTGTTCTTCTACGACGATCAATTACATTGTACCAACGATACTTTACGGCTGAATCCAGTTTTAAAGCTGTGTCACGCAAGGTGTAGGCTGGGTACACATAAATGTTATTGATGGTGTAAATACGACGAGCTTTGTTAGGGGTATTATCTTTAACCTTTAAAAAAGCATCTACCTGATGACCCGCAATGGTTGAGTCGATTTGTACAATTAAATCTTCCGGAGCAAAATAGTAGAATCCTTCTTCTTTCAAACGAGCATCAATACGTAAACGCTCGTTCTTGATAATGTCCAGATTGTATTTGTTACCCGGTTTCAAGAAGGTTTTGGCTGATGTTCCGGTAACAGCTGTATCTAAACTTCCTTTACCTGTTGGGAAAGTAATGTTACGGTATTTATAAGCTGGACCTGCCTGCACAATGTAAACCGCTTTGGCTACTTTAGCTTTGGCAACAGTATCACCGCTAACCTGCGCCTGAAAATAGCTTTCGTTTTGTAAGCGGTTCTGCAATATTTGACTGTTTTTTTGCAAATCAACCGAACTGGCCAGTATAGGCGGTTCACCAAACTTGGTATTCAGCCAATGTTTTAAACCTTTAGTTTTTGTAGTTCTTGTTTTTTGATAAATGTACAACTTAATACGTAAGCCTAAAATCTTACCGTTTGGCGCTGGTCGTAACAAACCTTGCAGTTCGCTTGATAAGGCTTTAGCATCATTCTTTTTAATGTCTTTATCAGCAATCTTAACCTCGCCGCCGGTATATAGCTTTTGTCCGGCCGGCAAGTCTTTGGTGGTGCTGCAAGCGCTAAAAAGTAATGATATTAATAATAAATAGGTTAAATGTTTAATCATGATTTAGTTAGTGGGGGTTTGCTTAGGCTCAGTGGCTTGTATAGGCTCGCTTTGAGTCTGTTGCTCCTTTTTTTCCTGCTCTTGCTCTTTTTTGTCTTCTTTCTTCTCCTTGTTCTCTTCTTTTTTGCGTTTTTGCAATTCTTTATCTCGTCTAGTTGATTTCGAGAATATTTCTTTGAAATGATTGTAATCAACAGTTAAGGTAAAGCCGATACCTGTTTCAACCACTTGACCTTGAATTACGATGTACTGATCGCGTCTGTAGGCTCTTAACATGTAACGGCCATCTTTCGTTAACCGGTAGTTAACCGTAACGTTGCCGGCTATGTTGCTCGTTTTCTCGCCCGGTTGTGACTGACCTTCCAGTTGGAAGTTGTTACCAACAGTAACCGTTAACCGGTCATTTAAGAAACGTTTGGATAAACCTACGTTCAAATCTGTTCGGTTCTGTTCTACACCTGTTGAGTAATCTTGACCGGATGATAAATCGAAGTTCAAATTAACACCACCAATTAGGTTACCAGCCAATTTATTCAATTGGTTAGAAAGCAAGCTGCTTACACTATTACGTACGGCACCTTCAACCCCGGCGCTGCCACCTTGACTTTGTAGTGGGTTATCACCAATAAAATGGCCCAGCACCAATACGCCTAATACCTGTTTATTCAATTCATTAGTATCACGGCGAATTTGTTGTAAGCGAGTATTCACGTTGTCAATTACATCTTGTGATACGGTATAGTTGCTATCAGGCAGTACAATGTCAAAGCTAATTTTTGGTGTAAGTAACTGATTAGTTAAATTCAGATTTACATTGAATGGTAACTTTTCTTTATATACTGTACGTTGCGCATCAGTACCACCAATTTGGTCTTCAACCAAGTCAATCGGCGGAACGTTAGCTAAGTAAACAGCGGTGATGTTAATATTAGCCAAGGTTGGATCGCCAGCCCAAGTAATGGTACTGCCAGACTTAAATTTAAAGAGGCGGTTAACTGGTCCATATGATAATTGATAAGAACCTTCGTTAACTACATATGTACCAGTCAAGCTGGTTTTACCACTTGGGTCAATACCACCATTTAAATGTGCTTCACCCTGAATATGTACTACGTCGCCGTTACGTGGGTCAATTACTACATTGAAGTTGGCATTTTTGTTAATGTTAACAGTTGCAGTAACATCTAAACCAGTTACTTCTGATTTTCGTAACGAATCTAACTGCTTCGCCATCAAAATGGAATCGAGTTTAGGCGCATCCTTATCAATAAACTCTACTACGCCTTTTCGGTCTTCCACACTCGGGTCGTCGGCCGGTAATACAAAGGTCATGTCTGTTTTATCGTTTACCGTCAAGGTTGCATCTACAACCGGCTTATTCATATCGCCACGTACTTTGATACGGCTATCTAAGTACAGTTTACCATAATACAATTTATTATCAGCCTGAGTAGAATTAATTACCCGGAAATTATCAGTTCTGATATCGATACCAAATTTATAGTCGGTATAAGTTTGGGTATATAAAGTACCAGTTACTATAGCTTTATTGCCGGTTGAGTCGACCAACGTAAAGTCATTGAAGCGGACACCTTCATTGTTGAAGGTAATACTTTCGTTAGGCATACTGAAGTAGGAGTTCAGCATGGCTACGTTAAAGCCAACTTTATTAAAGTTAATATCTCCACGTACTTGCGGAGCAGATGTAGTTCCGGTAACTTTTAGTTGTCCGGTAATATTACCTGTGGCTTCTTTGATGGATCCGAAACTGAATCCCTCAATGCTCTTCATGCCGAGGTTTACAATATTCAAATTTAAATCAAGGCGACCAGCTGGTGTTCCGGTATAATACAAACCATTTAAATCAACCTGATTGCCTTTGCCGGTGATGCTTACATTAGCTGCATAGGCGTTAGCAGTTTGATTGTTTACTTTAATAGCAATGTTACCAACAGTATCACCTTTAAAGTTAAAATCATTAATGTTGAGTGCGGAGGTAAATACCGGCGAAGTTTGAACATTACTAACCACTGCATTACCATTAATTGTACCGCCAATCAGCAGCGAATCTTGCTGGGCTAAACGGGTTAAGGTTTCAATTTTAAAGTTATTGAAAGATACAGTTAATGGGGCATTAGCTTGTGGCGGATTACTGGTAATGCTTAATACTTGGTTATTGTTGGTAATAGCAAAATCACGAGCTAAAATGCCTTTAGGGCCATATTGGAAAGAGTTATTAGGGTTAACTGCCCATTCGGTATAATCAAGCAATAAGCCGTTTTGCAAAAAGCTGAACTGATAAGCACCAGGCACTACATTAAATATACCGGCAATACGGTAGCGTTCTTTCTGTGCAGCATCACGTATCTGCACGCTTAAATTCAATTTATTGTTCTGGGCATTACCGCTGATGCTTGGATACAGTAGCTTCAAGCTGCTGCCAGCCTGTATCTGATCAAAGGTAAGGCTGTAGTTTAAAGCATTATTATTGGTGTTTATATTGATTTTGCCGTTGCTTACTACGTTAGTGCCATAAATGATTTTAGGCATATTACCATTTACCAATAACTGACCGGATTGACTATCAAAACTTCCGTTAATCAGGATAGGGTCTAGCTGCTTCAGATCAGGAGCAAACTGAGTTACCAAAGGTGTTTTGACAATACGCAGATCAAACTTAAATTGCTCTGGCGAGTACTTAGCCGGTCCAGTTGGACGAGCAGCTGGTGTAGCGGCTAAAGCTGTATTAAAGTATTTGTTTACTTCGCCTTGCAATGCTGTACCGATTTCAGTTAACTTATACTTGCCGCCAAGGTGTGCGTACAAGAATGGCGTTTTCAGGCGGAGGCTGCTGCTATCTGCATTAGCAGTTGCTTTAACACTTACGGTATCCAGTTGTATCCGTTGGCCTTTATTTACCAATAACATATCGGTTAGTTGAATATTACCATTCAAATAATCCGGATCAGCAGTTGGAACATCAGCAACTAACTTACCATGAAAACGAATATCATCTTTTACAAAGTTCAGTTTTTGTAAATTAATGCTATCTACCAGTAAGTTTGCAGTAACTGATGGATATTTTTTGTTCATGTTAGCCTTTCCATCTAATGTAAAATTGATGTTCGGGTCTTTCATGCGTGCATTAATTACATAGCTGCCGTTGCGGGCTGTACCTCTGGCTACTAAGTTGCGGTAATTGTAGCCCTTTACTTGTGCACTAACTACATCGGCAGCAAATTGTACATTCAAGTGTTTAGGATCGATACCTGAACCATTTACCTTAGCAGCAAGCGTTAAACGACCAACGGTTTGCGGCATTTTGGTTAAAGCACCTGCATTCAGATTATTAACTTTTACATTAGCTGCATAGATAAGATGATTTACATCCGTAGCATTTTTTACGTGCGCGATAGCATCAACACTGCCATAGCTGGAACGCAGGTTTAATTGCGTGTTTAAATCTTTCATGCTGCCTTTCAGTTTACCTTTCAGGCTGAGGTATTCAGGAATACTAACACTAGTTGGTATAGTGCCGCGAGGGGCTAATTTGAATATATCGCTACGATTGGTTGTAAAGTCGGTTAGGTTAACATCAAAGTAAGCTTTGTTCACATCTGGCAAGCCTTTTAGTACAGCTGATGTTTTGATATGGGTTCCTGATAAACCGCTTACTTCAAAATTCGGGATATTCAGATTGTTAACAGCACCCATAATCCGGCCATTGATTTTGAACACCGCGTTTGGCGTACTGCGGAATGGCTCCATGCTGGCCATCGTTGGCATCAACAGCAGTACATCGCGTAAACCCAAACGGCTGCCATCCAGGTTAGCGTTGATGCTTAACTTGCTTATATCATTACTTAAGGTAGCAATAGAAGGATAAGCTACCTGTACATCTTTTTGCAAAACTGTTTGTGGTGTTTCCACATACAAATTCTTTAAGTAAGCATTTTTAGGCCCGTAAAAAAAGTTGGTATGAAACTCCTTTAAGGCAAAACCACTCTTATCATTAAAGGTAAGTTGGTTTACTTTACCAGCAATGGTGTCGGGGTTATATGACAGGTTCTCGATATCAGCCGTTAGGTCTTTGATATTCATGTGGGCAAAATCCAACCCTCTGCGTAAAGGAGATTGCGCATCATTATCAAAACGGATATCGTTATTAGCTAAAGTTAATTTACCTAAAGCAACACTCCAGCCCTTAGATGCTTGTGGCTTGCTAACCAATGTGTCCAGCTTTTTAACTGTTTTCACTACTGCTTTAACTACAGTTTGCGGCTTAGCTAAGGTTAAACCAGCACGAGTATCATTCAGTTCAATGCTTTTAATACCTACCTTTTGATTTTTCAAATCAATTTTATCCATTTCCACTGTAAATGCGCCTAGGTTCACATGGGCTTTCATTTCATTGGTTCGGTAATTAACTTTAATCTTATTTAGGTCGATAGTACCCAAATTTAAAGTTAGGTTCATGGGTTTTGTAGCTGTATCTACGGCAGCAGCCTGAGCCACTGATGAACCTGAAGGTGTTTGAATCACCACAGCATCTACATCCGAAAGATTAATTTTCGGAATGCTGAACTTCATTTTGTCTAAATCGAAATCTTTAATGCGGGTATCAAAGTGGCCTAATAAAAACTTAACATTATTACCCGTAGTCACATCTTTGTAAGATACATTGATGCGATCCAGAATAATTTTATCAAGTGCAAACTTCATGGTTGAAGTCGTATCTTCTGGTTTGGGCTCTTTCTTTTGTTCGCCGGCAAATGCTTTGATGATGTAATCAAAGTTAAACGTGCTGTCTTTATCACGGCTGATTTTAGTGGTAATGCCTTGCAGGTTGATTTCGTTTACCTCTACCTTTTTGTCAATAAGCTTCAGTAAATCAATATCTACTTTCAGCTTATCGCCAGCTAAAAGGGTGTCACGTTTTTGATCTTCAAAGTAAACATTTTCCAGAACAATGAGTTTAGGAAGACCCAGCGTTATGTGGCCGATCTGTACTTTAGTATGAATTTTGCCTTCTAAAAAGTTAACGGCTTTGTTTTTTGCAAATTGTTGTACAGCTGGTACCTGTATCAAAACAAATACAAGCAGCACCAGGAATATGACACTTGCAACTATCCAAAGTATGGTTTTTAAAGCTATACGTCCAAATTTTTCCAATTCAGTAGAGTTTTCGAAGGTGAAGATTGATTTGTACTTCAATAATACAAAATCTATGCAAAAAGGTTACTTTTTCGGCAATAATGAAGAATATATTTATCCACATTCGTAAATTTCAACCTTGATAAATCTATGTTGGTAGTTGATTATTCTGCTTTGGCGATCTTATTGCTAGGGGCATTTTTGAGTTATAAATATAAAAAGCTAACACTCAGTGCAGCCTTGGTTGGAGGAGTAACTGGCGCTCTTATATTTGCTGCTTCTGGTTACTGCGGCATAATGATGATGGCAGCTTTTTTCATTACTGGAACTGCAGCAACAGCATGGAAAGCACGCGAAAAGCAGCAGCTTAGAGGGGCAGAAGGCGACAAAAAACCACGCAAAGCCAGCCAGGTTATTGCTAATGCAGGCGTTGCTGGATTATTGGGTGCTGTTGCTTTAGTCATTCCACAATATAATATTATATTACAGTTACTTATAGCCTCTACTTTTTGTACTGCTACAGCTGACACATGGTCGTCAGAACTAGGAACTATCTATGGTAAACGCTTCATTAATATTTTAACCTTAAAGCCCGACAAGCCTGGCTTAGATGGCGTAATAAGTTTAGAAGGTACATTTATTGGAGTGATAGGCAGTCTGTTAATAGCTTTAATTTACAGCATTAGTAAAGGTGATTATTCCGCATTGGGTTGGCTGGTACTCTGTGGTACCTTAGGTAATCTGGTTGATTCTGTATTGGGAGCTGCACTGGAGAGGAAAAGTTACCTTAAAAATGATGCTGTAAATTTCTTAAATACCTTAGCAGCTGCTTTGTGTATGTTGTTAATAATTTGGCTTAGATCGTAATGATTATAAATTTGAAATAAACTTTCAATAAGTTTTGAAAGTTTATTTTGCAGTGTTTACATTTGCCTTATGGAACTAGTAGAAGCCAAGCAAAAATTTATTGAAACCTGGGGTAAATTAGGCTCAGAGTGGGGGATTAACCGTACTATGGCTCAGGTACATGCATTGCTGCTGCTTTCACCAGACTCATTAACTACAGAGGACATTATGCAAGCTTTAAGTATTTCTAGAGGCAATGCAAACATGACTTTGCGTGATTTGATAGGATGGGGGTTAGTTGAAAAACAACATCGCGCCGGCGAGCGCAAAGAATATTTTTTTGCAGATAAAGATATTTGGAACGTGGCCAGACAAGTGGCTCAGGAACGAAAAAAGCGAGAGTTGGACCCAATGGTTAAAGTTTTAAATGAACTTTCAGAACTTAAAGGTGACATGCAGGACCCAGAATTTAAAACCTTTAAAACTTCCGTTACCGATATCAATAAGTTAGCTAAAAACGTGAATAAAACTTTAGAAACTATGTTGAAAGCAGAAGAGTCGTGGTTTTGGGGTTCATTATTTAAGCTGTTCAAATAGCTTATTTTTTGCTTTAAACTTTCAAAAATTACTGAAAATATTATATAAACCATTATGAAAGCTTTAAAAAATCATGTTATTCTGTATGATGCAGAATGCCCTATGTGCAACTTATACACTAAAACCTTTGTAAATACAGGAATGCTTGACCATGATGGCCGAACCAGTTACCAAGATGTACCTCAAAGTATTTGCCCATTGGTAGATATGAAAAGAGCAGTAAACGAAATTGCTTTAGTAAACACTAATACTGGCGAAGTAAGTTATGGCGTAAACAGCTTATTTAAGGTAATCGCTTATTCTTTCCCGGCGTTCAAATGGTTGTTTTCTTTGCAGCCATTTGTTTGGTTGGCAAGTAAAATGTACGCGTTCATATCATA
This region includes:
- the tamL gene encoding translocation and assembly module lipoprotein TamL, whose amino-acid sequence is MIKHLTYLLLISLLFSACSTTKDLPAGQKLYTGGEVKIADKDIKKNDAKALSSELQGLLRPAPNGKILGLRIKLYIYQKTRTTKTKGLKHWLNTKFGEPPILASSVDLQKNSQILQNRLQNESYFQAQVSGDTVAKAKVAKAVYIVQAGPAYKYRNITFPTGKGSLDTAVTGTSAKTFLKPGNKYNLDIIKNERLRIDARLKEEGFYYFAPEDLIVQIDSTIAGHQVDAFLKVKDNTPNKARRIYTINNIYVYPAYTLRDTALKLDSAVKYRWYNVIDRRRRTVKPFVFKNTVLLHPGEVYNRTDHTNSLSRFVELGPFKFVRNRFQEVGQDSSKMDAFYFLTQYPKKSLSFDALFRSTSANYNGTQLNLNWRNRNAFKGAENLTVTLFGSTDGQIASSYGGHALSQVGIQTTLSWPRFISPFNFKADNAYIPRTNFSLGYSVVNRSGLYNLNSFNGSFGYQWKQSNHKTHELNLLNVTYVNPLKVDSVYTDSIRKTRNPSLKHVIDPQFTFGPSYSYTYTNTTETYRTNTIYYNGRISLSGNILGLVMGADTLNGKPKTLFGTNFNQYVKLENEIRYFHKVGLSSQIATRLIVGLGIPYGNSTILPYSQQFFIGGANSLRGFRARSIGPGAVDPTSVNPSSNAFLADQSGDIKIEGNIEFRPKLFSIVYGALFVDAGNIWNYRSHPGQENGVFSSKFLSQMAADAGFGLRFDASVIVLRTDFGFPILKPWSNSSTSTPGMVFNLAIGYPF
- a CDS encoding translocation/assembly module TamB domain-containing protein → MEKFGRIALKTILWIVASVIFLVLLVFVLIQVPAVQQFAKNKAVNFLEGKIHTKVQIGHITLGLPKLIVLENVYFEDQKRDTLLAGDKLKVDIDLLKLIDKKVEVNEINLQGITTKISRDKDSTFNFDYIIKAFAGEQKKEPKPEDTTSTMKFALDKIILDRINVSYKDVTTGNNVKFLLGHFDTRIKDFDLDKMKFSIPKINLSDVDAVVIQTPSGSSVAQAAAVDTATKPMNLTLNLGTIDLNKIKVNYRTNEMKAHVNLGAFTVEMDKIDLKNQKVGIKSIELNDTRAGLTLAKPQTVVKAVVKTVKKLDTLVSKPQASKGWSVALGKLTLANNDIRFDNDAQSPLRRGLDFAHMNIKDLTADIENLSYNPDTIAGKVNQLTFNDKSGFALKEFHTNFFYGPKNAYLKNLYVETPQTVLQKDVQVAYPSIATLSNDISKLSINANLDGSRLGLRDVLLLMPTMASMEPFRSTPNAVFKINGRIMGAVNNLNIPNFEVSGLSGTHIKTSAVLKGLPDVNKAYFDVNLTDFTTNRSDIFKLAPRGTIPTSVSIPEYLSLKGKLKGSMKDLNTQLNLRSSYGSVDAIAHVKNATDVNHLIYAANVKVNNLNAGALTKMPQTVGRLTLAAKVNGSGIDPKHLNVQFAADVVSAQVKGYNYRNLVARGTARNGSYVINARMKDPNINFTLDGKANMNKKYPSVTANLLVDSINLQKLNFVKDDIRFHGKLVADVPTADPDYLNGNIQLTDMLLVNKGQRIQLDTVSVKATANADSSSLRLKTPFLYAHLGGKYKLTEIGTALQGEVNKYFNTALAATPAARPTGPAKYSPEQFKFDLRIVKTPLVTQFAPDLKQLDPILINGSFDSQSGQLLVNGNMPKIIYGTNVVSNGKININTNNNALNYSLTFDQIQAGSSLKLLYPSISGNAQNNKLNLSVQIRDAAQKERYRIAGIFNVVPGAYQFSFLQNGLLLDYTEWAVNPNNSFQYGPKGILARDFAITNNNQVLSITSNPPQANAPLTVSFNNFKIETLTRLAQQDSLLIGGTINGNAVVSNVQTSPVFTSALNINDFNFKGDTVGNIAIKVNNQTANAYAANVSITGKGNQVDLNGLYYTGTPAGRLDLNLNIVNLGMKSIEGFSFGSIKEATGNITGQLKVTGTTSAPQVRGDINFNKVGFNVAMLNSYFSMPNESITFNNEGVRFNDFTLVDSTGNKAIVTGTLYTQTYTDYKFGIDIRTDNFRVINSTQADNKLYYGKLYLDSRIKVRGDMNKPVVDATLTVNDKTDMTFVLPADDPSVEDRKGVVEFIDKDAPKLDSILMAKQLDSLRKSEVTGLDVTATVNINKNANFNVVIDPRNGDVVHIQGEAHLNGGIDPSGKTSLTGTYVVNEGSYQLSYGPVNRLFKFKSGSTITWAGDPTLANINITAVYLANVPPIDLVEDQIGGTDAQRTVYKEKLPFNVNLNLTNQLLTPKISFDIVLPDSNYTVSQDVIDNVNTRLQQIRRDTNELNKQVLGVLVLGHFIGDNPLQSQGGSAGVEGAVRNSVSSLLSNQLNKLAGNLIGGVNLNFDLSSGQDYSTGVEQNRTDLNVGLSKRFLNDRLTVTVGNNFQLEGQSQPGEKTSNIAGNVTVNYRLTKDGRYMLRAYRRDQYIVIQGQVVETGIGFTLTVDYNHFKEIFSKSTRRDKELQKRKKEENKEKKEDKKEQEQEKKEQQTQSEPIQATEPKQTPTN
- a CDS encoding DUF92 domain-containing protein, with protein sequence MLVVDYSALAILLLGAFLSYKYKKLTLSAALVGGVTGALIFAASGYCGIMMMAAFFITGTAATAWKAREKQQLRGAEGDKKPRKASQVIANAGVAGLLGAVALVIPQYNIILQLLIASTFCTATADTWSSELGTIYGKRFINILTLKPDKPGLDGVISLEGTFIGVIGSLLIALIYSISKGDYSALGWLVLCGTLGNLVDSVLGAALERKSYLKNDAVNFLNTLAAALCMLLIIWLRS
- a CDS encoding GbsR/MarR family transcriptional regulator; its protein translation is MELVEAKQKFIETWGKLGSEWGINRTMAQVHALLLLSPDSLTTEDIMQALSISRGNANMTLRDLIGWGLVEKQHRAGERKEYFFADKDIWNVARQVAQERKKRELDPMVKVLNELSELKGDMQDPEFKTFKTSVTDINKLAKNVNKTLETMLKAEESWFWGSLFKLFK